Proteins encoded within one genomic window of Trichoderma asperellum chromosome 2, complete sequence:
- a CDS encoding uncharacterized protein (EggNog:ENOG41) has protein sequence MSFTDEELDRNWQPNGRRPQSTIARNFQLELEDIFNLDEHKAELQESLDTRSYNIGKNNEELASLEERLREMEKRLNAAGITSPATDDKDEQHSPSSTPKPEASSLAAPPADDSKSRSRPGTAQPTQQAPSSGDMPPTPGASEDGDRE, from the exons ATGTCTTTCACCGATGAGGAGCTTGACCGCAACTGGCAGCCCAACGGCCGACGACCGCAGTC AACCATTGCCAGAAACTTTCAATTGGAACTGGAAGACATCTTCAACTTAGACGAGCATAAGGCAGAGCTCCAAGAGTCGCTCGACACCAG GAGTTACAACATCGGCAAGAACAACGAAGAGCTCGCCTCACTCGAGGAGCGCCTCCGCGAAATGGAAAAGCGCCTCAACGCCGCCGGCATCACCTCACCCGCCACCGACGACAAAGACGAGCAGCACTCACCCAGTTCGACGCCCAAGCCAGAggcctcttctctcgccgCACCCCCAGCAGACGACAGTAAGTCCAGGTCGCGGCCAGGAACCGCGCAGCCGACCCAGCAAGCCCCCAGCTCTGGTGACATGCCTCCAACCCCCGGGGCCAGTGAAG ATGGTGATCGCGAGTAA
- a CDS encoding uncharacterized protein (EggNog:ENOG41~SECRETED:SignalP(1-19)~MEROPS:MER0000928), whose protein sequence is MWHFILFLLLVPLWPLVSASPSSNATRSPDGFALAVNPKRNASRNFVRDWAAARHKWGKGVPKEIASSFALIDGVGQVDVEPIGSDDIYVADVQIGSPPQTLKLALDTGSSDLWLQSTDTTYRVNRKGPWAPRYHPNDSTTAHLIENARWSVEYLDGTSADGIVYHDTVRLGDFRVEKAAVQSAEMVTSRFEQEVELSGILGLAKRLPNNISPPAPSFLSLLRQQLEHQVFGVDLNRNASGLFTFGYLNESRTSEEITWVDTDPDSPHWDVEFNLTTWGEQTTPWYSQKFKATIDTGTTLMFLPDNLASGYWFTIPGMKVDQRLANAFTFPCEVAKDLPNLMLRIPGSDRILTIPGPYLNYGPVEIDPSYCWGGMQSAEDLSVTVIGDIMLKALYVAFDLERGRVGFANKELYDAE, encoded by the exons ATGTGGCATtttatcctcttcctcctccttgttcCTCTCTGGCCTTTGGTCTcggcttctccctcttcaaaCGCCACCAGATCTCCCGATGGATTCGCACTCGCTGTGAATCCAAAACGAAATGCGTCTCGAAACTTTGTGCGCGACTGGGCTGCTGCCCGTCACAAATGGGGGAAGGGAGTGCCGAAAGAGATTGCGTCTTCGTTTGCCTTGATTGACGGCG TTGGTCAAGTCGATGTTGAACCTATAGGAAGCGACGACATCTATGTGGCTGATGTTCAGATTGGGAGTCCGCCTCAGACCCTGAAGTTGGCTCTGGATACAGGGTCCTCGGATCT ATGGCTCCAATCGACTGACACGACATACCGCGTAAACCGAAAGGGTCCATGGGCCCCCCGATATCACCCTAACGATTCTACGACTGCTCACCTTATTGAAAACGCCAGATGGTCTGTTGAGTACT TGGATGGCACCTCAGCTGATGGTATTGTGTACCATGACACAGTTCGGTTAGGCGACTTCAGAGTGGAAAAAGCAGCTGTGCAGTCGGCAGAAATGGTCACCAGCCGTTTCGAACAAGAAGTTGAACTAAGTGGTATCCTAGGCTTGGCTAAGAGGCTACCGAACAATATTAGCCCTCCAGCACCGTCTTTCCTTAGTCTATTGCGCCAACAACTGGAGCACCAGGTCTTTGGCGTTGACTTGAATCGGAATGCCTCAGGTCTCTTCACCTTTGGCTATCTCAATGAAAGCCGTACCTCTGAGGAAATAACATGGGTTGACACAGATCCTGATAGCCCCCACTGGGATGTCGAGTTCAATCTCACCACCTGGGGAGAGCAGACGACGCCATGGTACTCGCAGAAGTTCAAGGCAACAATCGATACTGGCACTACACTGATGTTCCTGCCTGACAATCTAGCGAGTGGCTACTGGTTCACGATCCCAGGCATGAAAGTTGATCAAAGACTAGCAAATGCATTCACGTTCCCCTGCGAGGTTGCCAAGGACTTGCCTAATCTTATGCTCAGAATACCTGGGAGTGACCGTATTCTGACTATTCCTGGCCCGTATCTCAACTACGGCCCCGTTGAAATTGACCCATCCTATTGTTGGGGAGGTATGCAGAGCGCCGAAGATTTATCCGTCACAGTGATAGGAGATATTATGCTCAAGGCGCTGTATGTGGCGTTTGATCTCGAGAGAGGGCGAGTTGGCTTTGCCAACAAGGAATTGTATGATGCTGAATGA
- a CDS encoding uncharacterized protein (BUSCO:EOG092D0H7X~SECRETED:SignalP(1-25)) has product MASPRRSPLLMLFGAIFFFSANVLAAAAVLGVDLGTEYIKAALVKPGIPLEIVLTKDSRRKETSAVAFKPVRGAVAEGQYPERSYGADAMAISARFPGEVYPNLKPLLGLPLGDAIVQEYAARHPALKLQAHATRGTVAFKTATLTPEEEAWMVEELLAMELQSIQKNAEVTAGGDSAVRSIVLTVPPFYTTEEKRALQMAAELAGLKVLSLVSDGLAVGLNYATSRQFPNINEGAKPEYHMVFDMGAGSTTASVMRFQSRTVKDIGKYNKTVQEIQVLGSGWDRTLGGDSLNSLIVDDMVAQFVESKGAQKVSATAEQVKAHGRAIAKLSKEAERLRHVLSANQNTQASFEGLYEDVDFKYKLSRADFESMAEAHAERIGAAIKDALKTANLDIGDLTSVILHGGATRTPFVQKALEKAIGSGDKIRTNVNSDEAAVFGAAFRAAELSPSFRVKEIRISEGAMYPAGITWTAANGKVQRQRLWTAPSPLGGPAKEITFTEQEDFSGSFYQQIDTEDKLVKSFSTKNLTASVAQLKEKYPTCADTGIQFKIAVKLRTENGEVEITKALIECEAEVAEKEGFVDGVKNLFGFGKKDQKPLAEGDNAEAASDAATAETKTEEASSSSESSSTTSTQTGDAAQSTEAEKTEVKKKQIVSIPVEITLEKTGIPQLTKAEWTKAKDRLKAFANSDMARLQREEALNQLEAFTYKIRDLVDNEAFIAASTEVERQALVEKSSEASDWLYEEGDAAKTEDFKAKLKALQGLVGPIQKRIEEAERRPGLVTELRNILNTTDVFIKTVRGQISAYEEWKATASTKGAESATSSAAAETKTNDFEGLEDEDNSPKDTEEKPKEEEIVPPLHNTEEMDGLDVLYKETLDWLNKLEAEQAALPPTADPILQVSELVAKRDKLDKASLDLALKSFKQYQKNKPKKPTKSKKSKKDKTKGAEQPGQTIEFPEGSKPLSSEEIEELLKQYMKEDEAASAKAEASAKPEHDEL; this is encoded by the coding sequence ATGGCGTCGCCTCGGCGCTCACCATTACTGATGCTCTTCGgagccatcttctttttctcagcCAACGTCCTAGCCGCTGCGGCTGTGCTCGGTGTTGATCTAGGAACCGAGTATATCAAGGCTGCTCTAGTGAAGCCTGGTATCCCACTTGAGATTGTACTTACAAAGGACTCTCGACGCAAAGAAACTTCGGCCGTCGCTTTCAAGCCCGTAAGAGGCGCCGTAGCAGAGGGTCAGTACCCCGAACGAAGCTATGGCGCCGACGCAATGGCAATTTCCGCGCGATTCCCCGGCGAAGTATACCCGAACCTGAAGCCTCTTCTCGGCCTCCCTCTGGGAGATGCGATTGTCCAGGAATACGCGGCCAGACATCCTGCTCTGAAACTCCAGGCGCACGCCACTAGAGGCACTGTTGCGTTCAAGACGGCAACACTGACtcctgaggaggaggcctgGATGGTGGAAGAGCTGTTGGCTATGGAGCTCCAGAGCATTCAGAAGAACGCAGAGGTTACCGCCGGTGGTGACTCTGCAGTCCGCTCCATCGTACTCACTGTGCCTCCGTTTTATACTACCGAGGAGAAACGTGCTTTGCAGATGGCAGCAGAATTGGCTGGCCTCAAGGTTCTCAGTCTGGTCAGCGATGGGTTGGCAGTTGGCCTGAACTACGCTACCAGTCGCCAATTCCCTAATATCAACGAAGGCGCCAAACCGGAGTACCATATGGTCTTTGATATGGGCGCCGGGTCGACTACTGCCTCTGTCATGAGATTTCAAAGCCGCACTGTCAAGGATATTGGCAAGTATAACAAGACTGTCCAAGAGATCCAGGTTCTTGGCAGCGGCTGGGACAGAACACTTGGTGGAGACTCTCTCAACTCTCTGATCGTTGACGATATGGTTGCCCAGTTTGTGGAATCAAAGGGTGCCCAGAAAGTTTCAGCAACTGCTGAGCAAGTCAAGGCTCACGGCCGCGCTATTGCGAAGCTGAGCAAGGAAGCTGAGCGTCTCCGACACGTGCTGAGCGCCAACCAGAACACCCAGGCTAGCTTTGAAGGGCTCTACGAAGATGTTGACTTTAAATACAAGCTTTCCCGAGCCGATTTCGAGAGCATGGCAGAGGCACATGCCGAGCGAATTGGCGCTGCTATCAAAGATGCTCTGAAAACCGCTAATCTCGATATTGGCGATCTCACTTCCGTCATCCTTCACGGTGGCGCAACTCGCACACCATTTGTGCAAAAGGCGCTTGAGAAAGCCATTGGTTCCGGAGATAAAATCCGAACAAACGTCAACTCTGATGAGGCCGCTGTTTTCGGCGCCGCCTTCCGGGCTGCTGAGCTTAGCCCCAGTTTCCGCGTGAAGGAAATCAGAATCTCGGAGGGAGCCATGTACCCGGCTGGTATTACCTGGACGGCTGCGAATGGCAAAGTACAGCGCCAGAGACTCTGGACAGCCCCATCACCCCTTGGTGGTCCGGCCAAGGAGATCACTTTCACCGAGCAGGAGGACTTTTCCGGTTCATTTTACCAACAAATCGATACTGAAGACAAACTTGTCAAGTCATTTTCTACTAAAAACCTTACCGCATCTGTCGCTCAACTCAAGGAGAAGTATCCCACTTGTGCGGATACTGGTATCCAGTTCAAGATTGCAGTTAAGCTTCGCACTGAGAATGGCGAAGTTGAGATTACCAAGGCGCTTATCGAATGTGAGGCTGAAGTTGCTGAAAAGGAAGGCTTTGTTGACGGTGTCAAGAACCTGTTTGGCTTTGGCAAGAAGGATCAGAAGCCCCTTGCTGAAGGAGACAATGCCGAAGCCGCATCtgatgctgctactgctgagACCAAGACTGAAGAGGCCAGCTCTTCCTCTGAATCAtcttccaccaccagcacTCAGACTGGAGATGCAGCTCAATCAACAGAGGCCGAAAAGACTGaggtcaagaagaagcagatcgTTTCCATCCCCGTTGAGATTACATTGGAGAAGACTGGAATCCCACAGCTAACCAAGGCTGAGTGGACAAAGGCCAAGGATCGACTGAAGGCATTTGCAAACTCAGATATGGCCAGACTGCAACGCGAAGAAGCTCTGAACCAGCTTGAAGCATTTACATACAAGATCCGCGACCTTGTGGACAACGAGGCCTTCATCGCCGCATCTACAGAGGTGGAACGCCAGGCGCTGGTTGAAAAATCCAGTGAAGCAAGTGATTGGCTCTACGAAGAGGGAGATGCAGCCAAGACGGAAGACTTCAAGGCAAAGCTCAAGGCCCTTCAAGGCCTTGTAGGGCCCATTCAGAAGCGCATTGAAGAAGCTGAGCGTCGGCCTGGCTTGGTTACTGAACTGAGAAACATTCTCAACACTACTGATGTGTTTATCAAGACAGTGCGTGGGCAGATTTCTGCGTATGAAGAATGGAAGGCCACAGCGTCAACCAAGGGGGCAGAATCTGCTACTTCCAGCGCTGCAGCCGAGACAAAGACCAACGACTTTGAAGGTTTAGAGGATGAAGACAATAGTCCCAAAGATACAGAGGAGAAGCccaaagaggaggagattgtGCCTCCGCTGCATAACActgaggagatggatgggcTCGATGTTCTCTACAAAGAGACGCTGGATTGGCTCAACAAACTCGAGGCTGAGCAGGCAGCTCTCCCTCCCACCGCTGATCCTATTCTCCAGGTTAGCGAGCTGGTTGCCAAGCGAGATAAGCTCGACAAGGCCAGCCTGGATCTCGCACTGAAGAGCTTCAAGCAATACCAGAAAAATAAGCCCAAGAAGCCCACTAAGAGCAAGAAGTCAAAGAAGGACAAGACGAAGGGCGCGGAGCAGCCTGGCCAGACCATTGAGTTTCCCGAGGGAAGCAAGCCCCTTAGTAgcgaggagattgaagagctTCTCAAGCAGTACATGAAGGAGGACGAAGCGGCGAGCGCAAAAGCGGAAGCTTCAGCGAAGCCAGAGCATGATGAGCTCTAA